One Heptranchias perlo isolate sHepPer1 unplaced genomic scaffold, sHepPer1.hap1 HAP1_SCAFFOLD_56, whole genome shotgun sequence DNA segment encodes these proteins:
- the LOC137315814 gene encoding zinc finger protein 135-like encodes MEKPWKCGDCGKGFNYPSQLETHRRSHTGERPFTCSVCGKGFNYPSQLETHRHSHTGERPFTCSLCGKGFTQSSALRTHQLIHTAERPFKCSDCGNRFKSSEGLIRHQRIHTDERPFSCSHCGKRFRQSSTLIAHQRAHTGERPFTCSMCGKGFIQSQHLLTHQLVHTDKRPFKCSDCGKSFKSKWELLTHHRRTHTEERPFTCSVCGKGFTRSSHLLTHQRVHTGERPFTCSVCGKGFTHSSNLRRHQRVHL; translated from the coding sequence atggagaaaccgtggaaatgtggggactgtgggaagggattcaattacccatcccagctggaaactcatcgacgcagtcacaccggggagaggccgttcacctgctccgtgtgtgggaagggattcaattatccgtcccagctggaaactcatcgacacagtcacactggggagaggccgttcacttgctctctgtgtgggaagggattcactcagtcatccgccctCCGAACACACCAGCTTATTCACACtgcggagagaccttttaaatgctctgactgtgggaacaGGTTTAAAAGCTCGGAGGGACTGATtcgacaccagcgaattcacactgacgAGAGACCGTTCAGTTGCTCTCACTGCGGGAAGAGGTTCAGGCAGTCATCCACTCTCATTGCCCACCAGCgtgctcacactggggagagaccgttcacctgctccatgtgtggaaagggattcattcagtcacagcacctactgacacaccaacttgttcacactgataagagaccgtttaaatgttctgactgtgggaagagctttaagaGCAAAtgggaactgctgacacatcatcgacgcactcacactgaggagaggccgttcacctgctctgtgtgtgggaagggattcactcgttcatcccaccttctgacacaccagcgagttcacactggggagaggccgttcacctgctccgtgtgtgggaagggattcactcattcatccaacctgcggagacaccagcgagttcacctgtga